Genomic window (Dictyoglomus thermophilum H-6-12):
GTCATTGTTACCTCTGGCATAGGAGGTTTTGAAACCTTAGAAAACCAATTTAGGACTTTGTTTGAAAAGGGACCAAATAGGATTAGTCCCTTTTTGATTCCTATGGTTATTATAAATATAGCTTCTGGGAATATCTCAATATTCTTTGGATTTAAAGGACCAAATTATTCTCCTGTTTCTGCTTGTGCTTCTTCTGCTCATGCTATTGGAATCGGTTATAGATTGGTTTCCTCGGGTGAAGCAGATTTTGCTATAGTTGGAGGTAGCGAGGCTTCTATAACCCCTATGGGGATTGCTGGATTTTGTGCTTTACAAGCCTTGTCTACGAGAAATGATGAGCCGGAAAAGGCAAGTAGGCCTTTTGATGCAAAAAGAGACGGTTTTGTGATGGGAGAAGGAGCAGGAATTCTTATTCTTGAGGAACTTAATCATGCATTGGATAGAGGAGCAAGAATATACGCTGAAATTGTAGGGTTTGGCGCATCTGATGATGCATATCATATTACTGCTCCAGATCCTGAAGGAAATGGTGCAGTTTTATCTATGAAAAGGGCAATTAAAGATGCAAATATAAGGCCAGAGGAAATTAATTATATCAATGCTCATGGAACTTCCACTAAGCTGAATGATAAAATTGAAACTCTTGCTATTAAGAAGGTTTTTGGAGAATATGCATACAAAATTCCTGTTAGTTCTACTAAGTCGATGATTGGGCATCTTCTTGGTGCAGCAGCATCTGTAGAATCTATAGCTACAGTTCTTTCTATATATGAAGGAATACTTCATCCTACTATAAATTATGAGGAAAAAGATCCAGAATGTGATCTGGACTACGTACCTAATGTGGCACGCAAGTGGGATGTAAAATATGCTTTAAAGAATTCCTTTGGGTTTGGAGGGCAAAACGCTACTTTGATATTCAAAAAATACGAGGATGGAAAAAAAGAGTAACAAACTAAGAAATATAGATCTGGATGAGATATTATCTAAGGTAAAAGAAAAAACGGGAATTTCTTTTGATAACAAGAATCTAATAATAGAGGCTTTAACTCATCCTTCTTTTAAGCATGAAAATCCTCATTTTGAGTATGATAATCAAAGATTAGAGTTTCTTGGTGATGCAGTATTGAATATGATAATCACTGAAATACTATTTCAAAGATATAAAGAGGCTTCAGAAGGTATTTTAACCCAAAAAAGGATCTATATGGTAAAGGAAGAAACTTTGTATAAAAAAGCCAAAAGTCTCAATTTAGGTGATTTGATTTTATTAGGAAAAGGAGAGGAAAAACAGGGTGGTAGGGAGAAGATCTCCATTCTAAGTGATCTTTTTGAGGCTTTTATTGGTGCTCTTTATTTGGATAAAGGATACGAATTTACAAAGAATTTTGTGGAAAGAATCTTTAGAGAAGAAATAGAAAGTGTAGAAATGGAAATTGACTGGAAGAATCTTTTACAATCCCAACTTATGAAAGAGGGAAAGAAACCCTCATATATTGTTACCCGTGAAGAAGGTCCGGAACATAACAAGATTTTTTATGTGGAGTTATGGATCGATAATAATAAAATAGCAGAAGGCGAAGGTAAAACTAAAAGGGAGGCTGAAATCAAAGCAGCTAAGATAGCTTTGGAGAAGATGAGAAGATGATTTATCTAAAGAGTTTAGAGCTTACCAATTTTAAGTCATTTATTGGGAATAATAAAATTCCTTTTTCTCAAAATTTTACTGTCATCACAGGCCCTAATGGAAGTGGTAAAAGTAATATATTGGATGCTATTCGTTGGGTGCTTGGTGAGCAAAGAGTAAAAACTTTGAGGGCTGAAAAAACTGATGAAGTTATATTTGGTGGAAACAAATTTTATTCCCAAGCTAATTATGCGAAAGTAGAACTTTGTTTGAATATTTTTGGCGAAGATTATTTCATTACTCGCAAAATATATAGGGATGAAGATAGCGAATATTATATAAATGGCAAAATGGTTAGACTGAAAGATATTCAGCTATTTCTTAATAATTTTGGATTAGGTAGGTATGGCTTTGCTTTTTTAGGACAAGGAGAGATTGAAGATCTGATTTTGAAAGAAAATGGAAGAATAAGGGAGTTGATAGAGAATATTGCTGGCATCTCAGGATATCATGAGAAAGTAAAGGAATTGATGTTAAAATTAGAGGTAATTGAGAGTAAGTGGAATGAGCTTGAGGAGAAAAGGAGGGATCTTTTCACAGTTGTTGAAGGATTAAGAAAGGAAGTAAGGATTGCTGAAAGATATGATGTATTGAAAAGTAAGTTGGAAGATGTTAGAACTACATTGGCTTTTATCAGTCTTAAAAAATTAAGAGAAAACATTGATAGATATTTAGAGGAAGAAGAAAAGATCGAAAAGAGAATCTTAGAATTAAATGAGTTGATTAATGTAAACTCGGTAAAGCGTGAAGAACTCAGTGATGAATACAGAAAAATCGAGAAGGATTTATTGAAACTAAGAGAGATTCTAGAGAATATAGATAAAAAGGTTTATGAGGTAACTCTAAAAGAAAATGTTTACCGAGAGAAGGAAAGGCTTATTGGAGATAGTTTAAGAAAGATTGAGAAGGAAAAGATTCTTTTAAAGGAAAAAATTCTTGATCTAGAAACAAAAGAAAAGGAAATTGTCGAACTTCTTAAAAATTTTGATTATGATGATTTTTCAAAAATTGAGGCAGAGCTTAAAGAGAAAGAAAACAGACTCCAAGAACTTATCTTAAATAAGGGAAAACTAGAGGATAAAATAAGAGCTTTTGAACCTATTTTAAAAGAACAGACAAGTATTGAAGACATAAAAATTAAAAGAGAAAGTTTGGAAGGTTTTATTACAAAATATAGAAGGAAAATTGAAATCTTACAGAAAGTAAAAGAAGAAATCGAAGTTAAACTTACAGAAGAAAACAGAATTTTAAGAAGAAAAAAAGATGTTTATGAGAATAACAAATTGGAAATACTGAAACTTAACAATATTCTTGCAGAATTAAAGGAGGCTACTTTTGAAAATCTTCCTCGTGGGGTTAGAGAATTATTATTACATAAAAAAGATAGAGTTCATGATATTGTTAAAAATATTATCAATGTGCCAAAGGAATATCTTGTTGCTATATATAATCTTTTAGGTAATACCATATATGACATTGTTGTGGATAATGAGGATGTTGCAAAGGAACTTATAGGTTATTTAAAAGATAAAAAACTTGGGTGGGCTACTTTTAGACCTCTTACATTATGTAGAGATGAAAGAATAAAGGAAATACCTAAAGATATTTTGGAGAATGCTGTAAGAGCAATAGATGTGGTAAGTTATGATCTGAAATATGATAAGTTAGTCAAAAACGTACTAGGTAATGTTCTAATTTTCACAGATTTCCAAACAGCCTCAATGCACAAAAATTTGCTATGGGACGGCTGGAGGATTGTGACCCTTCAAGGAGAGGTTTTTCATCCCTCGGGTACTATAAGTGGGGGTGTAAGGTTTGGTGTTGAGGCAACGCTTAACACCGAGAGAGCAATATTTGAAACTGAGGAAAAAATAAAGGATTATAGTGAGGCAAATGTGTTTCTAAAAAGAGATATAGAAGATTTAGAGAATAGTATTAATAAAAATAGAAAGTTGAGACAAAAATTAGAGAATTTGATTACAAAAATAGAGTCTAAAATAAATGAAAAGGAAAAAGAGATAAGAGAGATTGAAAGTAAGCTTAGATTGTATGAAGATTACTTGAAAGAGGGAAAGAACATTTTAGAAGAATTTGAAAGATTGTCAAATGAAGTTGAAAGAACAAAGTTAGAATTTGAGAATCTTAGAAAGAGTTATGATGATAAAAGATTTAAGAAGATTGAGACAGAGAAGGATTTAGTTGTAGTTAAAAAAGATTTAAAAGAACTAAATGGGCGCCTATTTAATTTAGAGGAAGAGGAAAAAAGATTTAAGGAAGAGTTGAAGCTTTTGGAAAAGGCTTTAGAAGATTTTAAAGTTGAATATGAGAATATAAGAAGGGAAAAAGAAATTTTTATGGATGAAAATAAAAAGGTTCTTGAAGAAGGAGAAAGAATTAAAAATGAGATAAAAAAGCTTGAGAGAGAATGGCAAAAATTGAGAGAGGAATTTGTAGTACTGGAAGAAAGAAAAAAAGATATTAAAGAAAGAATAAAAGATCTAGAATTTGAATATCAGAGAAATTATCGGGAAGGTTTAGAGATTAAAATGGATCTTCCAGAAGAGGATTTAAAGAGATTAGAAATTGAGATATTACAGGAGATGGAATCATTAGGTCCAATTAATTTTCTTGCTAAAGCTAAGTTGGAAGAGGAGGAAGCCAAATATAATTCTCTTGTTTTCCAGATAGAAGATATTGAAGGGTCTATTAATTCCTTAAAAAAGATTATAAAAGATACAAGGGAAGAGGCAGAAAGAAGATTTTTAAAGGCTTTTGAAGAGTTTAAAATTAAGGCTAAAAATAATTGGAAATTATTCTTCCCTAATGCAGAACTTGATTTGTTAGTTGAAAGCGAAGAAGATATTCTTGATTCAGATATAAGTTTGAGGATTTACTCTCAGAAGAAGAATTGGAGAAATTTATTAATGCTTTCTGGGGGAGAAAAAAGTATAGTAGGAATTGTGCTTCTTTTGTCAGCAGTGGAACTTGCTTCTGTAAATTTCTGTTTTTGGGATGAGATAGATGCAGCTTTAGATAATCAGAATGCTCAAATTTTAGGTAAGAAGATAAAGGAATTAAGTGAGAGAAATCAATTTATTCTAATTAGTCATAATCCAGTATTAATGCAATATGCAGATGTAATATATGGAGTAACTTTGAATGAAAAGGGATCTTCTCAAGTTTTATCTTGGAAAGTAAAAGAGGAGGTATAGAATTGAGTTTTTGGGACAGATTGCCTAAAATAAAAGGATTTGCTGAGAGATTACAAAATATTCTTAAGTTCTCAAGAGTTGACGATAATCTTTTAGATGAACTTGAGATGGAATTTATACAAAGCGATTTAGGGCTTGAGCTTACTAACGAGATCATAAGTGAAATAAGAAAAAGAAAAATAACAAATACCCCGGAATTAAGAGACTTTTTATTTAATTATCTAAAAGCTATTTTGGAGAACTTAGATTACAGACTTGATCTTCTTGAGGATAGATTAAATGTGGTTGTTTTTATAGGCGTAAATGGTACAGGAAAAACAAGTACTGTGGGTAAATTTGCATATTACCTTAAAGGTTTAGGATATTCTCCTATTATAGCTGCTGCAGATACTTTTAGAGCTGCAGCTATTGATCAGGTCAAGATATGGGGAGAGAGAGTAGGAGTTGAGGTGATAGCTCAAAAAGAAGGAGCAGACCCGGGTGCAGTTGTGTTCAACGCTATTGAGGCTGCAAGAGCGAGAAATAAGAATGTTCTTCTTGTAGATACTGCTGGTAGAATGCATACTAAAAGTAATTTAATTGAGGAGCTCAAAAAAATAAATAGAGTAGTAGAAAGAACTTTAGGATATGGACCTTCAGAAAATCTTATAGTTATAGATGCTACCTTAGGCCAGAATGTAATAAGGCAGGTAGAAACTTTTCATAATGCAGTGAATTTAACCGGAGCTGTTTTAACAAAGCTGGATGGAACTGCAAAGGGAGGAGTAATATTTAATGTGGTGAGAAGATTCAATATACCAGTAAAACTTGTGACTATAGGAGAAGGGGTAGAGGATTTGAAGGTTTTTGACCCTAACGAGTTCATTGAGTCATTTATACCGGAGGTTAAGGTATGATAAGGAAGGCTAAGGTAGAAGATATTCCTGAGATTCATAAATTGATTAATGAGTTTGCAGAAAAAGGTTTGCTTCTTCCCAGATCTTTAAGTGATCTTTATGAAAATATTAGAGATTTTTACATCCTTGTTATTGATGGAAAGGTAGTAGGAACATCAGCTTTGCATATAATATGGGAAGATTTAGGCGAGGTTAGGTCAGTGATTGTTAGGGATGAGTATAGGGGTAAGGGATATGGTAAGAAGCTTGTAGATACATGTTTGAGAGAGGCCAAATTCTTAGGATTAAAACGAGTACTTGCACTGACATATATACCAGAGTATTTCAAGAAGCTTGGCTTTGTAGAGATAGACAAAAGGACATTACCTTTTAAGGTTTGGAGCGATTGTGTTAAGTGTCCAAAATTTCCAGATTGTGGAGAAATAGCTCTTCTATATTACTTATGAAGTATTTAGTAGTTCTTATAATTTTTATCTTAGATAGGATTACCAAAGAACTTGCTGAAAGGGGCTACTTCAGTAAGATTAATGTGGATTTTTTTCTAAGTTTTTTTCTTACTCACAATTATGGAATTGCTTTTGGAATTGAGTTTACAAGAAAGATCATCCTATTTTTTAATTTAATAGCTTTAATTGTCCTTATTATCTTATATAAGAGGTATGAATTTTTAGGTTTAGCTTTCATTTTGGGTGGGCTTCTTGGCAATTTATATGATAGAGTTTTTTATGGATATGTGATAGACTTTATTCATCTGAAGAACTTTTTCGTTTTTAATTTGGCAGATCTGTTTATTACTTTAGGAGGGGTTTTGGTGTTTTTTAAACTAATAAAATAAAGAAGGAGGTCGAGAGGAAGGATGTATCCAAAATTACTTACGATTCCACAATTCCAGTTTTTGAAGTATAAAATAGGACCAATTGTTATCTATTCATGGGGAACTTTTGTGGCTCTTGGTTTTCTTATTGGTATTCTTCTTGCTATGAGATGGGCTAAGAAAGAAAATATTGATCCAGATCACGTTCTTAATGTAGCAGTATGGAGCATAATCTCTTCTATAATAGGTGCAAGGGCAGTTTATGTTATTAAATATTGGAATGCTTATAAAACTAACCCAATCACAATTCTTCATTTATGGGACGGCGGATTAATATTTTTTGGTGGCTTTTTCGTAGCACTAATAGTAGTTTTGCTTTATATTAGAAAATACAAGATTGATTATTGGAAGTTCTTAGATATATTAGCTCCTGCCGTTACCATAGGAAGTGCTATTGGCAGAATTGGTTGTTTTCTTAATGGGTGTTGTTATGGATATGAAACTCCACTTCTTTGGGGAGTGAAGTTTCCAAATGTCTATGGTTATAGGCATGCTACGGAGCTTTATTATACAGTTGCTTTCCTTATCGTATTTATATATCTTTTGAGGGTTAAAAGTAGGAAGACTTTTGATGGAGAAGTAGCAACTAATTTCTTCATTTACTATTCCTTTGCCTTTTTTATAGTAGAAATCTTTAGAGACAATCCACGTAATTTCCTATATTTAACAGGATCTCAAACAGTTTCTTTACTCCTAATTGCTTTTGGCATCTATGCTTATAGAAGAAGAAAGGCTGGTCGTCCTATAATTCCCGAGCAGTGTCTCTTTTGGAAAGTTATGACCACAAAACCTAAAGTTAGCAAAAAGAGATAAGTTATATGTTTTTAAGGGTTGCTTTTATAAAACTATCTATAAGTTCAGGAAAGTCTATACCAAAGGCTTTTGCGGCTTCTGGATATAGACTTGTCTCGGTCATTCCAGGAATAGTGTTAACTTCTAATACATAGATATGGTTTGTATTTTCCTCTACGATCATATCAACTCTTGATAGATGTCTGCACCCAAGGGCTTGGTGAGCTAAAATACCAAGCCCTTGGGCTTTTTCGTATACTTCTTTGGGAAGTCTCGCAGGAATAATATGATCTGAGAGTCCTGGAGTATATTTAGTTTCATAATCATAAAAGCCTGTTTTAGGTATAATCTCTATAAGGGGTAAACATACAGGATTATTAATATCGTAGATTCCTGCTGTAATCTCTTTTCCCTTTATATATTCCTCGATGATTATATTTTCATCATATTTAAAAGCCAATTCTATACCTTTTAATAGTTCTTCTTCTGTGCTTGCTAATGAAAGCCCAATAGTAGATCCTTGAGTTGCAGGCTTTATGATCCAAGGTTTTTTTAATTTTGATACATTTTTTACAATATTATTTAAATCTTTTGTTTCAAGCTCCTTTTTAGATAATTCTATCCATTTAGGAGTTGGAATATTGTGAAAGGTAAATATTTTTTTTGCCATTGTTTTGTCAAGGGCAAGGGCACTTGCAAGGACTCCAGATCCTACATATGGAATACCAAGAAGCTCGAGTAATCCTTGAATGGTTCCATCTTCTCCATATTTTCCATGGGCAGATATAATGGCTACATTTATATTTGCTTTTTTAATGTTCTCTACTACATTTTCATCAATGGGAATCTCAATGTAATCGTAACCTTTTAACTTTAAAGCATTTACAATGTTTCGAGCTGTTTTAAAAGCAATCTCTTTTTCACTTGATTTTACACCGATAAGAACACCAATTTTCATAAAGTAAAGATTCTCCTTTCTTTTCCTAAGGTCTATTAGAAAAATTTTACACTTAATTTTTGTTTTTATAAAGATGAATCTTGTTATAATAGAAATCAAAAAAGGAGGAAGTTTAATGACCCAAAAAATTGAGGATATTTTTTTGGAGATAAAAGATGAAAAATTGAAGGGAAAAATTAAAGACTTATATGAAATATTTCAGAGGGTAGCCCAAAGGGGTGGACTCTATATTACTGATTTCTTAGATTTGACAGAACAGTATTATTTTCAGAAAATAAGTAGCTATTTTGTTAATGAATTATATACATCGCTTTATGGCGGCGTAGATGGAGCGGAAAGAAAGATGGGATTTATATCAGATAAGATAGAGTTGATTGAGTATATAGACTACAGTAAATATTTAGTGGGATTAAGCATAAGATCTAAGGATAAAATTTCTATTTCATTTTTAAAGGAGATTTTTGAAAAAAATAACTTAATAAATAAATTAGGGGATATTTGGTATTCAGATGGGATAAAATTAGTTTTGGCAAGCGAAATTTTATCTGATGTTGAGAAACTATTTAATGAATATCAAATTGATTTTGAACTTTTAACCCTTGAACAACTTAAAGCTTATTCTAAAATTACAAGAGTTATACGTACTACAGAGAGTTCTAAGAGATTAGACTCTGTTGGTAGTGCTGCATTAGGGATCTCAAGAAGTAAGATGCAAAGCTATATAAAAGCTGGGGTGGTAACAGTTAACGGGAAAAAAGTATACGATGCTCATTATGAATTGGAAGAGGGAGACATAGTAATAGTTCAGGGGCTTGGAAATTTTAAAATCAATAAAATTAATGTTACTCAAAAGGGTAAATTTTACATGGAAATTGAAAGAAGTCTAAGGAGATAGCATGGAGTATTTTGAATTAATATTAAAAACTAAGAAAGACTTAGAAGAACCTATAATTGCCATATTAGAGATTTTGGGTTCAAAGGGTACAGCTATAGAAGATAATTTCTTTGATAACTCTGTTCTCTGGGATTATGTAGATGAGGAGTTTGCAGAGAGAGACTATGTGCTTATAAGATCCTATTTTGACAAAGATACAGACATGGAAGAGATAATAAATAGATTGAAGGCAAGAATTAAAGAAAATTTTGAAGGGTTAGGGGATGTAGAAGATGTAGAGTATAGAGTTGTTAAAGAAGAAGATTGGGCTAATGAATGGAAAAAGTATGCAAAACCAATATATGTTGGAAGAATTTTAATTTTGCCTTCCTGGGAAAAAGTAGATACTACCGAAGATAAGATTTTAGTTATAATGGATCCGGGAATGGCTTTTGGATCAGGTAGTCATCCTACTACTATTATGTGTATTGAAATGCTTCAGAAATATTTGAAAGAAGGAATGGATGTTTTAGATGTAGGAACTGGTTCTGGAATTCTTTCTATTGTGGCTAAAAAACTTGGTGCAGGTAAGGTTAAAGGCATTGATATTGACAAAAAAGCTGTAGAGGTTGCAAAAGAAAATGCAAAGAGAAACAATGTAGAGTTAGAGTTTCAACAGGCTAATCTTACTATTGGCATAGAGGACAAGTATGATATAGTTGTGGCAAATTTAATTGCAGAGATTATTTTAAAACTAAATTCTGAAGTTAAAAGAGTTTTGAAAGAAAGTGGAGTATACATTACTTCTGGCATCATAGGAGAGAAATTAGATATGGTTTTGAAATCTTTTGAGGAAAATAACATAAAAATCTTGGAGATAAGGGAGAAAGAAGGTTGGTTTACTGTGGTAGGTAAAAATGAAGATTAGAGGGCATCATTTGTTTTGTCTTTTACATTTTGAGGGTAAAGGATATTCTCAAGATTTTGTAGAGAACATGTATAAGGTTAAAGAAGCTCTTGAGAATAGGGGAAAATTCTCTTTAGTTTTGTATTGTGATGATATATGCAAAAAGTGTCCTTATATGGAGAATAACGAATGTAGAAAAGATGTTGATAATAAGCTAATGTATAAAGACAGTGAGATTGTTTCAAGGCTTGGATTAAGTTTAGAGGGAGAACTATATGATTTTGCTTATGTCAAATCACTAATTTTTAAAAATTTTAATAGGAAGGATTTTGAGGATTTGTGTAAGGATTGTTCTTGGTTTTCTTTGTGTAGTGAAAAGGGTGTCTTTGGATAAAGGATGGGATGGATTATGTATAAAAAAGAAAAATCTCATATATACCTATTTTGTTTTGACGATACATATTTTAATCAAAGAAATCTTGTGAGATTTGGAAAAGTAATAGATTTAAGAGGATTTAAACAGGTAAGGTATCTCTGTTCTTATGACAGATTGAAGGAGCTTGAGAAATTTGTTAATTCAATAAGTGGAATTAAGTTCTTAGGTAAAAGTGATTTTCATTACTTTACTTATCTGTTTGTAAAAAGCATTAATATTAAATTTAATCTTGTGGTTATAGATCATCATGTGGATCTAAAAAGCACTTTTGAGGGGTACATTAGCTGTGGATCATGGTTGAGAGATGTTATGAAAATTTCATCTTTAAATAAAATTTTTTTATTTACTTCCGATAATAATACTGGAGAAAATAATAACAAGTTAGTTGTAATAAGCAAGAATTTTAAACCTTTAAAAACCATGATAGGAGATTTGCCTATTTATGTGAGTATAGATAAGGACATTCTTGATAAAAAGTACCTAAATACTAATTGGGAGCAAGGTAATATGGATATTAAAGAATTTTTTAACTTACTTAATTTTCTCTCCCAATTTAATGTGATTGGAGTTGATGTTTGTGGAGAGCCTGATTTTAATTTGGCTGAATATGAAAAAAGTGAGAAATTAAACCTGATGATTTGCAATATATTTTCTAAAAATGAATACTTTAGAAATTCTGCTTAAGGTGTTAGTATAGGATTTAAGTTATGAGATAAATGTTTCTTTGGGTATAATAGAACAAAAGCAATTTTAAAAAATCTTTTAGGGGGACAAATAAATGGAAAAAATAAGCGCAAAAGAAAAGAGTATAAGAGAACTTCTTAAGGATAAAAGATATCTTATTGATTACTATCAGAGGGAATATAAATGGCAGACTAAGCAGGTCAAGGAGTTAATTGAGGATTTAGTTGAGTGTTTTCTAGAAGATTACGATCCCGAAGATTCTAGAGAGAAGATAGCAAATTATAGTAAATATTATCTTGGAGCTATTATTATTTGTGAGAAGGATGCTCAGAAATATATTATTGATGGACAGCAACGTCTTACAACTTTAACACTGCTACTTATTTATCTGAGAAATATATTAAAGGATGAAGACCAGAAAGCTAAGTTGTATAGTCTTGTATTCTCAGATGTTTTTGGCAAAAAGACTTACAATATTGATGTGGAGGAAAGAAAACCTTACCTTGATGAGCTTGTTAAAGGAAATGTTCCTGATATAAACGGTGTTTCCGAGTCTATCGAGAATCTTATTGAAAGCTATAAAGAAATACCTACATTCTTTCCTGATGATTTTGATGATAAAGCATTTCTTTACTTTAGCGATTGGTTGATAGAAAATGTCTATCTTGTAGAGATAACAACTCACGTAGAGGAGGATGCTTATAAGATATTTGAAACGATGAATGATCGAGGTCTTTCATTGACTCCCATTGAAATGTTGAAAAGCTATCTTTTATCAAGAATTAGCGATACTAATAAAAGAAATGAGGCTGCAAAGGTTTGGAGAGAGAAAGTAGAGGCTTTGAGGCGTTTAGGAAAAAATGAAGATAGCGAAGCTTTTAAAGCGTGGATGAGAGGAAAATTTGCAAATAGTATTCGTGAGAAGAAAAAGGATTCTAAACCTCTTGATTTTGATAGAATAGGAACAGAAATGCATCGATGGGTTAAGGAGAATGAAATAATTATTGGTTTAAAAGATTCTGATGACTTTTATAAATTTATAACTAAGGATGTGAAATTTTATTCAGAAAGGTATAAAGAATTAAAGGAATATTCTCAGAAACTAACAAGGGGGTTAGAGTCTATCTATTATCTAAGTTATTTAGGATTTACTCTCCAGTATCCAGTACTTCTCGCTTCGATTAATATCGAAGATGATGACAAAAACATTAAGAAGAAATATCAAATTGTGGGGGATTTCCTTGATATTGTTTTTGTGCGTAGACTTTGGAATTATAAAGGTATAGATTATAAGAACATGCAATACATATGCTTCAATATAATAAAGGAGATTAGAGATAAATCCTTATACGACTTAGGTGAGATATTATTAAGAAAGTTAGCAGAAGATAAATTTAACTTTGCTAAGAACAAAAACTTTAAATTAATATCTTTTAGAAGGTTTTATGTGCATTATATTCTAGCAAGGATGACTGATTTTGTTGAGGTAGAATCAGGCCTGAAAAGCCGATTTGAGGAGTATATAGCTAAGGGTCCAAATAGATATGAAATTGAGCATATATGGTCAAAAAATGCCTTTAATGAGTTAAAGGGTGAATTTTCAAGCTTATCAGATTTTGAAGAACATAGAAATAAAATTGGAGGACTTTTGATATTGCCTAAGAGTTTCAATGCATCCTATGGTGATCTTCTTTATACGGAAAAGCTAAAACATTATTTTGGTCAAAATTTACTTGCAAAATCTTTGCACGAAGATTGCTATAATCACAATCCTGGATTCCTTAATTTCATTGAAAAGACAGGTCTTCCTTTTAAGCCCTATTCTAAATTTGGGAAAAAAGAACTTGAAGAGAGACAAGAACTTTATTGTCAACTTGCCGATATAATATGGTCACCTAAAAGGATAGAAAAGATTTTGAAAGAGAGCTTCTAAAGATAATAATTTTATTAGACATTTAAAGTTGTTTTAAGGTACTTAAAGAGATGTAAAGACTGAGTTAAATGAATTTTGTAATATTGTGGCGAAGCAAAGAACTGAGGCTATGGAGGAGAAGATTGAGAGATATCCTCAAACATATCTTCTAGTTTTGGATGAGGTTGGAGATTGGCACAAAAATCTCTTTATGATGGGTGGTTGTGTTTTTGATTTATCTTGTTTATGGAAAATTATTTTATATTTAAGAGAAATTAAGAGGGATATATTGAAATTTGAAGATACAGACAAAGAATTTAAATGGAGTAATTTTACTTGTAAAATTAAGAAAATAAAAAAATCAAACTCTCCTACATTGGAGTCTGAATTAAAAAAAATA
Coding sequences:
- the fabF gene encoding beta-ketoacyl-ACP synthase II translates to MRRRVVITGLGVISPVGIGKDIFWENIKKGKSGISRISKFSVDDFPTKIAGEVKDFNPEDFIDKREARRLDRFSQFAIAATKLALEDSGWNPTEEEKENTAVIVTSGIGGFETLENQFRTLFEKGPNRISPFLIPMVIINIASGNISIFFGFKGPNYSPVSACASSAHAIGIGYRLVSSGEADFAIVGGSEASITPMGIAGFCALQALSTRNDEPEKASRPFDAKRDGFVMGEGAGILILEELNHALDRGARIYAEIVGFGASDDAYHITAPDPEGNGAVLSMKRAIKDANIRPEEINYINAHGTSTKLNDKIETLAIKKVFGEYAYKIPVSSTKSMIGHLLGAAASVESIATVLSIYEGILHPTINYEEKDPECDLDYVPNVARKWDVKYALKNSFGFGGQNATLIFKKYEDGKKE
- the rnc gene encoding ribonuclease III, producing MEKKSNKLRNIDLDEILSKVKEKTGISFDNKNLIIEALTHPSFKHENPHFEYDNQRLEFLGDAVLNMIITEILFQRYKEASEGILTQKRIYMVKEETLYKKAKSLNLGDLILLGKGEEKQGGREKISILSDLFEAFIGALYLDKGYEFTKNFVERIFREEIESVEMEIDWKNLLQSQLMKEGKKPSYIVTREEGPEHNKIFYVELWIDNNKIAEGEGKTKREAEIKAAKIALEKMRR
- a CDS encoding ATP-binding protein, whose amino-acid sequence is MIYLKSLELTNFKSFIGNNKIPFSQNFTVITGPNGSGKSNILDAIRWVLGEQRVKTLRAEKTDEVIFGGNKFYSQANYAKVELCLNIFGEDYFITRKIYRDEDSEYYINGKMVRLKDIQLFLNNFGLGRYGFAFLGQGEIEDLILKENGRIRELIENIAGISGYHEKVKELMLKLEVIESKWNELEEKRRDLFTVVEGLRKEVRIAERYDVLKSKLEDVRTTLAFISLKKLRENIDRYLEEEEKIEKRILELNELINVNSVKREELSDEYRKIEKDLLKLREILENIDKKVYEVTLKENVYREKERLIGDSLRKIEKEKILLKEKILDLETKEKEIVELLKNFDYDDFSKIEAELKEKENRLQELILNKGKLEDKIRAFEPILKEQTSIEDIKIKRESLEGFITKYRRKIEILQKVKEEIEVKLTEENRILRRKKDVYENNKLEILKLNNILAELKEATFENLPRGVRELLLHKKDRVHDIVKNIINVPKEYLVAIYNLLGNTIYDIVVDNEDVAKELIGYLKDKKLGWATFRPLTLCRDERIKEIPKDILENAVRAIDVVSYDLKYDKLVKNVLGNVLIFTDFQTASMHKNLLWDGWRIVTLQGEVFHPSGTISGGVRFGVEATLNTERAIFETEEKIKDYSEANVFLKRDIEDLENSINKNRKLRQKLENLITKIESKINEKEKEIREIESKLRLYEDYLKEGKNILEEFERLSNEVERTKLEFENLRKSYDDKRFKKIETEKDLVVVKKDLKELNGRLFNLEEEEKRFKEELKLLEKALEDFKVEYENIRREKEIFMDENKKVLEEGERIKNEIKKLEREWQKLREEFVVLEERKKDIKERIKDLEFEYQRNYREGLEIKMDLPEEDLKRLEIEILQEMESLGPINFLAKAKLEEEEAKYNSLVFQIEDIEGSINSLKKIIKDTREEAERRFLKAFEEFKIKAKNNWKLFFPNAELDLLVESEEDILDSDISLRIYSQKKNWRNLLMLSGGEKSIVGIVLLLSAVELASVNFCFWDEIDAALDNQNAQILGKKIKELSERNQFILISHNPVLMQYADVIYGVTLNEKGSSQVLSWKVKEEV
- the ftsY gene encoding signal recognition particle-docking protein FtsY, with protein sequence MSFWDRLPKIKGFAERLQNILKFSRVDDNLLDELEMEFIQSDLGLELTNEIISEIRKRKITNTPELRDFLFNYLKAILENLDYRLDLLEDRLNVVVFIGVNGTGKTSTVGKFAYYLKGLGYSPIIAAADTFRAAAIDQVKIWGERVGVEVIAQKEGADPGAVVFNAIEAARARNKNVLLVDTAGRMHTKSNLIEELKKINRVVERTLGYGPSENLIVIDATLGQNVIRQVETFHNAVNLTGAVLTKLDGTAKGGVIFNVVRRFNIPVKLVTIGEGVEDLKVFDPNEFIESFIPEVKV
- a CDS encoding N-acetyltransferase gives rise to the protein MIRKAKVEDIPEIHKLINEFAEKGLLLPRSLSDLYENIRDFYILVIDGKVVGTSALHIIWEDLGEVRSVIVRDEYRGKGYGKKLVDTCLREAKFLGLKRVLALTYIPEYFKKLGFVEIDKRTLPFKVWSDCVKCPKFPDCGEIALLYYL